CTAGCACTATTGCTACTGGAGTATTTACTGGCAGGGGAGGTGGCTTTGGTGTATTTGTACAGGATTCAATTAGAAATGTTTCTATATGGACCATCGACAGTGAGTTTATAGACAATTATGCATTTTCCTTTGGTGGTGGTATGTATGTGGCACTCAATGGTGATAAAAATCAACATAACTCAACGTTACAATATTGTCAGTTTATAAACAACAGAGCAAACTTAGGAGCTGGTGGTATGCTTATTGTGTTTCTCTCCAATGGAGATCGAAGGAACCCTATGACAGCAACATTTTCTAACTGTTACTTTGCTAGAAACTATGCAGAAACTGGAGGTGCAATGTATATATTTCCTGAGTATTCTTTGGGAGGAGACGGCAATGTTGCATTCATCGATAACTGTACATTTGAATACAATGAGGCATCTTCGTTTGGTGGAGCAGTTGCTACTGCAATATATTCTGTCTTTCGATCCACTGATCTCCTTCCATTGCATCATATTGTTAACTGGTAGGACACCAAACAACATTTGTGTGTTAACACACgtgtgttttattacagtacTTTTAAGAGGAACAGATGTCCAGATGGAATTGTAAATATTGGATATGTCCCTTTTGTTTTAAAGGGAAAGAATGTTTTCATGTCTAATTTTGGTCCTGCCTTTCGGGTAAGTCGGCAAACACACAATTGTACTTactttatatacatgtaataatagATAATAGCATCTGTAGTTCAAATCCATGATGAGGTAAAGTTTAttgataatgaaacacctgaAGGAGGGGCAATGTATATCAACTCATTTGGACAAATCAAAATGTATCCCAGTTCATCTATAACATTTGAAAACAACAGAGGAGGGTAAGAACAACGCATCAACAAGTTTAGATTAACAATGTCTCCTTTGTACCAATAGCATTGGAGCTGCCATTGTTGTATCAACACAGACATTTCCGTCAGTGTTTAATAGACTTCTCAACAATCCACAGTGCTTTCTGTTGTACTACACTCCTGGAGTATCATTCTTAGACGTCAGTGATGTAAGCACTgtccatgaaattaatgatgGTTAACACTGTGCTGTGTTTTATTACAGGTACGTCTAAATTTCAACAACAATACTGCATTGGAAGCATCTGCCATATTCCTGACCAGTGCTCAGCAGTGTTCATGGATTGGGAACACACCACCATACTTTGATGCTGCCTCTGTCTTAGATTGGCCTTTTTTCAAAATCAAGTAAGGATTAATAAAACGTTACCAGTCAACATTGTATGCCATGTGTTAGTCAAAGTGATGGGATGGCTACACGTATTGAAACTATTGCAGCTCAAATAGATATTACTAATCACACCGTAAGAGCGCTTTGTAATGTAGATGTCATGCTCATGATTGAAGGTTCACTTGTATGTAGGTTAGTGGCTGGCCAGGTGAACTACTGCCTATTTCCGTCAATCTAGTAGATGAAATAAACCAGAATGCTTCTGAGTTGCTGCAACTAGAGCCAAGAGACCAGAATAACCAAGTATTTATGAAGCATAGTTtcaaaaatgtacatattttattATCATAGCCCACTACCAAGTATAGAATCCAGCCAGCATTTTTCTATCAGCAAAATCAGCGACTACTTGACATAACATTTGCTATTGATGAAAGTGTTCAACAAGAAATTGAGTATGGTAATGCCAGTACTGTTGTGGCAATTGAAGAACCTTTAATTGGGGTGAGTATAATGTCTACCATATCATGAATGGATCATTTTCTCATTCGATCTTTGCAGAATATTAAAACCAGTATCATTTTGAATGCTACTCGCTGTCTAGCTGGTTACCGGTTGGCAAGCGATTCTGATTTGGGTGGTTTAACATGTTGGTGTAACACTGATCTTGAACACATACGTAATTGTGAAGATGATCAACGTACCATCCTACTAACTGTATGAGTGTTGTAGGAAcaataattgtttattgtgtgaGTGTTTAATATAGGATGGATCATGGGGGATTAAACAAGCTCATGATGCTGATGAGAATTTGGTGGTTTATCCATGTCCTCCTGGATATTGTAAATGTTTCCCACAACACAGCAGCCTTGGAGTAGATGTGTGTACTTTTGCATACTTCAATGGTGACCCTGATAAACAATGTGTCTGTGAGAGGAAAGGTCAGCAAACTcaaacatataattatattactgtGTTTATAATCTCTATACACAACAGGTTACTTATGTGGTGATTGTAGAGATGGTAAAGGAGTAAGTGCTCTACTAAATCACTGTGTTGATTGTAGTAATGCTTATGGAATACTGATTGGTGTGTTGGGTAAGTGGTAAACAAACTTGGATGATGTTAACGTTTACTGTGATAGTGATCATTGATGGAATAGTGATTATTATTTTGCTGTTTAAGAATGTCAGTTTTTCAGCTTTACTATTCCCTACCATATTCTTCATTAATGTAAGTAACCATATACTAGTAGAGTGAATAATACTGACTTTTGTCTATGTAGATGGTGTCTTATGTTGGTGAGAACTTTCCTACTTCATATGACGAAGTTGGGAGATATGTGAGTACAAACCTTATTGATAATTATTGTTAATGTTACTAATGTATCGTGTTATTTTAGATGTACTATCTGAACAGTTTTCTCAGTTTGTATTTCCCATATGATTTCTGTCTGTATTCTGGGACAACTGCACTAGCATCATTCACCTTCAGATACATACCATTTTCACTATCGATCATCATCTGTTCAATAGTGACCGCATGGTTGTAAGTACACCAATACTTAAGTAGAGTACCTACCTATGGTGTGTGTTAATAAGTGAATGTTTATTATTTACCgataatatttttttgtttgctCATGAAATGAATATTCATGAATCAAGTCTCTATTGAGTTACGTACATGTCCTGTGAAAGTGGAATTTTCTTTGCATGTGTAATGTAAAGGTCTGCACAACAATGCAACTAATACTAGTTAGTAAATCATTAACATATTTGTTGTATGCTGCGTTTATTCATATGATTCTCACAACTGAGATTAAAATCTGAAAAATGTTCATAGATGTCAAAGTGGATACTGTTTTGTATATAATCCATTAAGATTCACTGTAAGGAGACCCATGTTGTCCTCCATGTCCAATTTATATATTGCATAATAAAAGTGTATACTCAGCTATTGGTGTTAACACATGTTGTTTCTGTAGCCGATACAGTTTCAAGACTAGCAGGCCAATTAAATGGAGCAGTCTATGGCTACTACTAACACTACAATACAGTCATGTGATCTACACATCTATGACTGTATTGAACTGTCCTCACGTGGTCAATGAAAATGGAGAATTTGAATCTGTTAGTATGGAGTAGTAGCTAACCATTGCTATCATAGTTTGTTTCACAGCGTTGGTTCATTAATGGAACACACAGTTGCTTCACTGATCGTCATGCACTGCTAGGACTGTGGGCTATTGTTATGCTGTTGGTGTGTGCACTGTTGATCCCATTCCTGGCCTTAGTGGCAGTTGGTAAAATAAAGGTGTgttaacattaatttttgtgaatTGTATCAGTAGCAGGGATATAGACATGATTTATCAAAGGTGACTTTTAGATTTGGTAGCGAGTTACAGATGCTGAGCCTGGAGGCACAGTCTCCAACTACTGACAGTGTTAGATTAATGATTCTGTGGatgatatataatatttttaagATGGAATCCCTTAATGCATATGGCTAGTCACAAGGTATAGGTATTGGTGGTAGTGGAAATCTAGATCGAAATGCATTCTAATTTAGAATGAAACACTGAAGAGTTTTCATTCCTTGGTGTTATATAGgctgaggtactctaatagagcagtcaaatgcaTTTAAGttaaaagtactctaatagaacagtcacagcaaTACAGGTAATAAAGAATAATACATTTAAGAATTCTTGTGCCTCCTATATGACCCAGAATCAGGGTAAGTTCCACTACGTTACTTTTCTCTTTTTCGTAcctttgtgctgccaaactttGTTATTTGGTGTTTCTGCTGCAAAACCTAAATCGCAAAAAGCTTCCCATGATTTTTAGGAAATTTTTTGGCTGAGTAGACATTTGTTCTGGTTCCTATATGTAGGTTATGCTTTTTAAATAAGATCTActgtaatgtgtttatggagTCATCAACTTGGAATCCCATACCATCTATTGTCAATCTGGCCATTCTGGCAACCTTATAAGTGAATGCTGATTTCTAGCTGTCAGTTACtactaggggtggtggcaagggaaGTACATCCAGTGCAGTAGCCCAAAGGGACTGGAACATATATATAAGCTGGTCATGTGCAGAAAAGGCCAATATTTCTTGGGTTTACTATGCAGGTGGCTACATTAGATGAGTGAATTATTGTGGAATTTAAAGTTGAGAGGCGGCCTATTTATACAAGTTGTTGCCATACAGGATTTATTGTACATCATTTACTATAGAAACCTCATTGGCTTAGTCAGCTAGCAAGGTATCTTAATAAGCCATTCAAGGAAGAAGTTCCATGGTGGTGTGCTGTTGAGTTGGGAAggaaatttatattactactctTTTTGATTCCATTTCCACAAAACACAGTAAGCCACATAAAACTGCATTAGAAACATtactgcattaaaatattttattatagTGTCCCCCACTGTTAATACTGATGATGATGTTTGCTCTGTATACCTATATAATGCCCTACAAAGACATGTTGGTCAATGTGGTTGAGCTTTTGTTTCAGTTAATGTTCATGTTATTTCTGCTGCTGAGATCTACCCGAGACATTGTGGACGACTATTTAGTATTCCCTTACCATAATAACTTTTTGGATAATATTAGTTTCTTGAACAAAAATTGCACTGATAATGAGACTGGCGTGGCCACTTTAACCTGGCTATTATTTCCATTTGCCTATTTTCCTCTGCTTATTTCCACTGTATTAATCACTGCCAAGTTGCTTAAGAAGGCATGGTGAGTGCACCTCACATACTGTAAAATTTGTAATTTGCATATTTTTATAGGTCAAGTAGTAAAATTAGCAATCCTACCAGAGTTATCAGAAATCATTCACGTAAAAAGAGAACATCAACCATAAGAGTTAATACAGTAAATGCCCGTCATCTCACATTGGAGTTTGTAGATGGTACTTATCAAAGtgcacccagaaaagatgtgatTGCAAATAGCCTTGGAGATGAAAatgttgctgttgctgctgctactgctgttgTGTCTACAATAATTAAGAATGAATCTTTTGGTGTAGAAGATAATTTGACTGTTACCACTGAAAATAACACTAAATTATAATTTAGCTACTATTAGATTACTAATCCTATCACAATACAGATAAATATTGTTGTATTATGACATATAGCTATGTACCTTTAAAGCACAATATATTGCTCAACTGCTGTACTTCTTAGTATATCCTAGCTACACCTTGGCCGGTCTCATTCAccgatgtatgttctattagagatatCACAGCATAATGTCATCAGTGGACAAAAGGCAGTTTATtaacatacaaatattatggaGTAGGGAACAGGCAAAAGGAGGGCTTGTAGGAGTGACTGCAACTGATACTATACCTATCAGTGCAGATTTGTTATATTTTCCAAACCTTACAAATGCTCCACCTGCAGTTTGTATGTAAACATCAAGTCAAGATTCAAGAATGAATGGGCTAACGCCTTCAGCACATTAGTTTACAGTAAcaatattat
The nucleotide sequence above comes from Dysidea avara chromosome 3, odDysAvar1.4, whole genome shotgun sequence. Encoded proteins:
- the LOC136249956 gene encoding uncharacterized protein, producing MHPLQGNPMMSTNFRYWIILLVLVTLSLNTEVSLSSPVQVSVDNIYVGESICISSDRLNMTHCNSPGDDFTSYSCPDLDSTLEYINNATQYGNISVAHVCLPSGYFTITSPRYLNVSVTLTGLLNQSIIQCDYDSNKNIATSEDELQFTLSFSRVSFVRFDCVQFESCPQPLRITLVDDVMISNSGFERFSEGVFDIFNSNNITIVNSSFIDNYGTGTVLIPFRGNTGAVAVGYNRNDPLPIVTPTILVEHCLFVNNSATVSAESMRTSTSTIATGVFTGRGGGFGVFVQDSIRNVSIWTIDSEFIDNYAFSFGGGMYVALNGDKNQHNSTLQYCQFINNRANLGAGGMLIVFLSNGDRRNPMTATFSNCYFARNYAETGGAMYIFPEYSLGGDGNVAFIDNCTFEYNEASSFGGAVATAIYSVFRSTDLLPLHHIVNCTFKRNRCPDGIVNIGYVPFVLKGKNVFMSNFGPAFRIIASVVQIHDEVKFIDNETPEGGAMYINSFGQIKMYPSSSITFENNRGGIGAAIVVSTQTFPSVFNRLLNNPQCFLLYYTPGVSFLDVSDVRLNFNNNTALEASAIFLTSAQQCSWIGNTPPYFDAASVLDWPFFKINQSDGMATRIETIAAQIDITNHTVSGWPGELLPISVNLVDEINQNASELLQLEPRDQNNQPTTKYRIQPAFFYQQNQRLLDITFAIDESVQQEIEYGNASTVVAIEEPLIGNIKTSIILNATRCLAGYRLASDSDLGGLTCWCNTDLEHIRNCEDDQRTILLTDGSWGIKQAHDADENLVVYPCPPGYCKCFPQHSSLGVDVCTFAYFNGDPDKQCVCERKGYLCGDCRDGKGVSALLNHCVDCSNAYGILIGVLVIIDGIVIIILLFKNVSFSALLFPTIFFINMVSYVGENFPTSYDEVGRYMYYLNSFLSLYFPYDFCLYSGTTALASFTFRYIPFSLSIIICSIVTAWFRYSFKTSRPIKWSSLWLLLTLQYSHVIYTSMTVLNCPHVVNENGEFESRWFINGTHSCFTDRHALLGLWAIVMLLVCALLIPFLALVAVGKIKKPHWLSQLARYLNKPFKEEVPWWCAVELGRKFILLLFLIPFPQNTCPPLLILMMMFALYTYIMPYKDMLVNVVELLFQLMFMLFLLLRSTRDIVDDYLVFPYHNNFLDNISFLNKNCTDNETGVATLTWLLFPFAYFPLLISTVLITAKLLKKAWSSSKISNPTRVIRNHSRKKRTSTIRVNTVNARHLTLEFVDGTYQSAPRKDVIANSLGDENVAVAAATAVVSTIIKNESFGVEDNLTVTTENNTKL